GTCTTAAACATATCCTTGTTTTCCAATGAAATTCTTATTGCCCTGTATCCAAGGAACGGATTTAATTCTTTTGGTAAATCAAGATAAGGAAGTTCTTTATCTCCACCTATATCCATTGTTCTTATAGTTACAGGTTTTCCTTTCATTTTTTCAGCAACTATTCTATATGCCTGATATTGTTCTTCTTCTGTAGGAAAATGGTCAGAATTCATGAATAGAAATTCAGTTCTGTATAATCCAATTCCTGTAGCACCAGATTCTATAACGGCATCTACATCATTAGGACTTCCTATATTTCCCCAAATATCTACTTTTCTTCCATCAATAGTTATTGCTTCTTCCCCGATTAATTTTTTCAATTCTTCTTTTTCTTTTCTCAATTCTTCTCTTTTAACTTCATATTGAGCCAGTAATTCTTCTGCCGGGTTAAGGAACAGTTCTCCTGCTTCCCCGTCCATTATAACTGTTTCACCTTCCTTAACTTCGCTAAGAATACCTTTTACCCCAACTACTGCCGGTAATTCAAGAGATCTTGCCATGATTGCTGAATGGGCAGTCTTTCCACCAACTTCTGTTATAAATCCTACACAGTTTTTTAAATCAAGCTGTGCTGTATCTGAAGGTGTCAAGTCATAAGTTACTACTACTGTATCAGGCTCAAGATTACTTAAATCATATATTTTTATACCTAATAAGTTTTTAAGCCATCTTTTTCCTATATCCTGAAGGTCAGCAGCTCTTTCTCTTAAATAAGCATCATCCAACTGAGAAATCATTTCACAGTACTCATCTATACCTTCTTTCAATGCTCTTGCCGCAGGCATTTTTTCCCCTTTAATCTTATCCTGAACTTCCATAAGCAAGTCTTCATCTTCCAAAAGCATTATGTGCCCGTCAAAAATTGCAGCCTTGTCTTCTCCCATTTTTTCCTTTACTTTTTCTCTAATGGAGATTAATTGGGTTTTAGATTTTTTCAATCCTTCTTCCAATTTTGTCAATTCAGATTCTATTGTAGAATCTGCAGCTTTTACTTCAGGTATTACCATTTCTTCTTCTCTGAAAAGTAATACTTTACCTATAGACACTCCTTCCGAAGCTCCAATTCCTGTCAATCTTCTCATTTCATTTCTCCTCTATATATAAATTTTTATTACTAACAATTTCTATATACTTTACCTATGAATACAACTCTGTTTTTATAAATTAATTCATGCTTTCAACAATTGCTTCTGTTAAATTATCTAGAACTTCTTCCTGCTCAGGTCTTAATGCTGATTTTACATCTAAAGGTTCTCCAACTACTTCAATTTTTTTGAACTCAGTTTCAAATTTCTTTTTCATTGCTCCTAAAGCTCCTGTTGCCCATGTATGATTTCCAATTAAAGAAACCTTTCTGTTCTGATATCCTAATGATGCAAGCTCATGAAGTAATGAATCCATAACAAGATACAATCCAGTATTGTAAGTAGGTGCTGCCAATACAAGGTTGCTGTATTTCCATGCTTCAGAAATTATGTATGAAGGATGTGTTTTTGAAACATCAAAAACTTTTATATCTTTTACTCCCTTCTGTGCTAATTTATTTGCAATGCAGTTAACTGTATTTTCAGTATTTCCATACATTGAACCAAATATCAGAACAACTCCGTCTTTTTCTGGAGTACTTGTACTCCATTTATTATATAAATCAAGTAAATAGTTTATATCTTCAGGTGTTCTCCAGATTGGCCCATGTAAGGGTACTATCATATTTATAGTAGTGTCTTTCAATTTTTTAAATACATTCTGTACTTGCATTCCGTATTTACCAACTATATTTGTATAGTATCTTCTCATTTCAGAAAGATAATATCCTTCAAAATCCACTTCATCCTTAAATATATTTCCATTTAGTGTTCCAAATGTTCCAAAGGCATCAGCTGAGAATAATATCCCTTTTGTTTCTTCATATGTCATTGTTACTTCTGGCCAGTGAACCATAGGTGCTCCAATGAATCTTAGCTTATTTTCTCCTAAATCCAGTACATCTCCTTCTTTTATTTCATAATAGTTTTCTGCCGCAGAAGTATTATAAAACTGTTCAAAGAAAGCAAATGTCTTTTTATTTCCAACTATTTTCAGATTTGGATACAACATCAATAAATCTTCTATATTTCCACAGTGATCAGGTTCCATATGGTTAACTATCAGGTAATCAAGTTCTCTTCCTTGTAAAAGATATTTTATATTTTCCAGATACTGGGCTCTTATTGATGCATCCACTGTATCAATAATTGCTGTTTTTTCATCTAGTATAAGACTTGAATTATATGAAACTCCTTTTGGTATAGGAAACATATTTTCAAATCTTTCCAGTCTTCTGTCATTTCCCCCAATCCAATAAATTTTATCAGTTATTTGCTGAACGCAATGCATTTTCACTACCTCCTATTTTTCTACAATTAATTATTTATATTCTTTATTTTATTATGATTATTTTCTATTTTTCTTTATATTGTCACGTAACAGCTTTACTATTACACCTTTACCAAACTCAGTTGCCATATCCATTGGAGTACCACCATGAGCATCTGTCAGTTGAGGATTTGCTCCATATCTTAATAAAATCTCCACTATTCTGGCATTTGATTTCAGTGTAGCATCCTGTAAAGGTAACCATCCATCTGTTCCACTATGAACATTTACAAGCTTCCTATCTGCCTTCAGAAGTATTTCCACAGCTTCTTCATTTTCATAGTAACAGGCTGTATGTAATGTCAACTTACCAAAAACTGGGTGTTTTTCATATAAATTTGCTCCATTTTCCACTAATACTTTAAGAATTTCATTATTTCCGGATTCAATAGCTACTATTATAGGAGTATACCCTGTTTTATCGTGAGCATTTATATCTATCAGGTTTACTTCAACCTCATCAGAAACTGCTGTAACTAAATCACTATATTTAGGTCCATAATAATTTCCATTATCATTCTTTTCCCTCTTTTCAGTATTTTCACTGAGTTTCTTCTTATTCTCCTTTGTTGCAAGATGATTTAATACAAATTTATTGTTATTCTTTCTTATAGCTTCAAAAAGAACTTTTAGTCTCATCTCATTCATGCTCATAAGTTTTTCTTCAGTTACAAGATCGATAGTTTTTTCACTTATACCGTTACGCAAAATCATTTTTTCCGCATATATAAAATTTGATAAAATTATAAACAGAAAAAATATTTTATATATTAATTTTTTTGTCATGGTTTCACCTCTAATTATTTACATATTATATCATATGATTTTAAAACTGTAAATAAAAATTGTCTTTTAGACACCTTTAAAAATATACATAAAAACTCCCCTATTATTTATAATAACAAGGGAGTTTTTTTCTAAATGTATAGTTATTTTTAATTTAATTACATTTTTTCTATTTCTTCCAGAACTTCATCAACATGGCCTTTAACTTTAACTTTTCGCCATTCTTTTACGATTTCTCCTTTTTCATCTATAAGGAAAGTTGAACGTTCTATTCCAAAATATTTCTTTCCAAAGTTGACTTTTTCCTTCCAGACTTGGTATTTTTCACATACATCACTGTTTTCATCACTTAAGAGTAAAAAAGGAAGTTCATTTTTCTTCTTAAAGTTTTCATGTCTTTTTATACTGTCCTTACTTATTCCCAGTACCACAACACCTTTTGCAGTAAGTCTGGCAAAGTTATCCCTGAAAGAACAGGCTTCCTGAGTACACCCAGGAGTGCTGTCTTTAGGATAAAAATAAAGTACAACTTTCTTACCTTTATAATCACTCAGACTGACATTTTCTCCATTATCAGCCGGTAAACTGAAATCATAAGCTTTCATTTTCATCTCCTTATATTTCTTTTATTTCATAAAAGAAGGAATTTCTATCTTTTTCTCTTTTTTTTCTTCTTTTACTGAGTTTTCTTCATTGATATCATTATTTTCCACATCATTACTAATAACATTTTCTTCTGCTTTAACTTCTTCCTGAACAAATCCCTCAGAAATTCCGCTAAAATTATTAGTATCTACTTGCAATTCTTCTGTTACACTATCTGCAATGTTATGTTTTTGTCCAGTTTCTTCATTTCCTTCAAAAATATTCTCTGGAACATTTCCTGTTTCAAAAGGGTTTTCTTGAACATTATTTCCAATTTCATGAAGATTTTCTTTAACTTCCTGAATTTCCTGAGGAAGAATATTTTCTTCATTCACAATATTTTCAACATTTTCTGTATTTTGAGGTTGTGCAATCTGCTCAACATTCTCAATATTTTCAATGCTCTCAACTGGTTCAATAAATTCAGTATGCTCAACATTTTCAGTAACACTAGGAATTTCAACATGTGCAGGTATTTCTATTTTCTGTGGCTGTGCTTCCTGCGGTTCTGAAACAATATTATTTTCCTGAGGAAGAATATTTTCAACATTTGGAACTTCTGCTACTTCTTTTTTCTCTGGTTCTGTCTGCTCTATCTTAGGTTCTTCTATTTTCTCTTCCTTTATTTCTTCTTTCACTTCTTCTTTTTTATTTTCAACAGGTTTTTCTTCCGCTGTTTTAACTTCAGAAGGCTTTTTATCCTCCACTACATTTTCTGGAACAACTTTTACTTCTTCAGTTTTATTTTCCTGTTTATTTCCTGAATCAGAAGCATCCTTTTTAGGGGAATTATTTAACAGTTCCTGAACTGAAACTCCTGAAATTATCTTTCTTACTTCATCACCAGTTATTGTTTCTTTTTTCAATAGCAGTTCAGCAATTCCATCAAGTTTTTCCCTGTTTGCTCTTAAAGTTTCAACTGTTTGACGGTATTCATTGTTAAGTATCTCTCTTATTTCAAGATCAATTTCTCTTATTGTTTCATTACTCTTATTTGAAGTAAATGTAAATTCTTCGTCAGAATTTTCAAGGTTTACAGGTCCTAATTTCTTACTCATTCCAACGCTTTCCACATATGCTCTTGCAAGTCTTGTAGCTCTCTTAATATCAGAATAAGCCCCTGTACTTATGTCATCCAGAACTAAATCTTCTGCTGCTCTTCCTCCAAAAAGAACTTTTATTTCTGCTAACATTTCCTTACTTGTAGTCACAAGCTTTTCTTCAGGAAGTGGCATCATAAATCCTCCGGCATCTCCCCTTGGAATAATCGTAACTTTATGTACAGGATCTGCTCCCGGTGTAAGTTCAGTCATAACAGCATGTCCTGCTTCATGGTAAGCAAGCAGTCTTTTTTCCTCAGGTTTAATGATTTTACCTTTTTGCCCTAATCCCATTCCAATTTTATCAACAGCTTCATCCAAATCTTCCATTGTTATTGTATCAGAAGCTTTTCTTGCAGCCAGTATCGCAGCTTCATTTAATAAATTCGCCAAATCAGCTCCTACAAATCCTGGAGTTATTTTTGCTATATCTTCAAGTCTTACATCAGAAGCAAGTTTCTTATTTCTGGCATGTACTTTTAATATCGCAATTCTTCCTTGTAAGTCAGGTGCATCAACATTTATTCTTCTATCAAATCTTCCTGCTCTCAGCAATGCCGGATCTAGTACATCTTCCCTGTTTGTTGCCGCTATAACTATTACTTTTGCATCAGTTTCAAAACCGTCCATTTCTACAAGAAGCTGGTTTAATGTCTGTTCTCTTTCATCATTACTTCCACTATTTTTTCCAACACTTCTTTTTCTACCGATTGCATCAATTTCATCTATAAATATTATTGAAGGGCTTGAAGACTTTGCCTTTTCAAATAAGTCCCTTACTCTCGAAGCTCCTACTCCGACAAACATTTCAACAAATTCTGACCCTGAAATACTGAAGAATGAAGCTCCCGATTCTCCTGCAACAGCCTTTGCAAGCAATGTCTTCCCAGTTCCAGGTCTTCCAAGTAAAAGTACACCTTTAGGAACTCTCGCTCCTGCCTTTGTATATTTTTCAGGATTTTTCAGGAAATCAACTACTTCTTTCAGTTCTTCCTTAGCTCCGTCAACTCCTGCTACATCATCAAATTTTACATCCGGTTTCTTATCAAGCTTATCAGCTCTTGATTTACCAAAACCAAAGATATTTCCAGGACCTCCCTGTCCATTTCCCATCATTTTCTTTGCCAGGTAAATCATTAATATTATCATTATTATTATTGGTAAAAAGTTAACTACTAGTGCCAGGAATACAGCTCCCTGTGAAGGTGCACCAACTACAAGTTCTACTTTTTTACTGTTAACTGCATTGATGATAGTAGGATCATTCCCTACTCTTTCAGTTATTTTTCTAGTTGAATAAACAACATTTTTATTGTTTTCTCTGACAACTGCTATTAACTTGTCATCTTTTTCTTCTATTTTACTAAATTTTCCACTTTTAATATCAGCTACAAATTCTGTATATGGAACATCTTTCTTTTCCTGAAAATAGTTTTGTACATCCTGTGTATAAAATACGAATGCAAAAAACAATGCTATTATCATAATAAATACAAATGCCGAACCAAAGAAAGGTGATCTTCCTCCATCGTTTCCGCCATTTTTTCTATTATTTTCTTTTCGTAATTCTTCTAGTCTTTTTCTGATGTCATCTTTATTTTTATCGTCCATTTTTCCTCCCTATTATTAGTAACATTTCTTCATTTTGTGTTTTGTCTTTAACTTCTTTCTTCCTTAAATATTTTGAAAACTTTATATCACCCACACTCAATATTTCAGTTACAATTTTATTATTTTTTCTATATTCCATTTCCAGAACAGGTATCTTATTCCTGTCCCATTTTGAAATTTTTTCATCAATCAGTATTTTTTTGACTTTCTTATGTCCCAGATTATTTAATGAAATAACATCACCTTCCAGCCTTTTTCTGACAAATATTTTATGTCCATTGAAATCTTCAGTGAATTTCATTAATTTTACATTTTCCACTTCAGTTTTAATTATTTTTTCAATCTCCAACATACTATCTGTCAACATTATAAAGTAATTATGCCATTTTACCGGAACATTTTTCTTTACTTCGACTCTTTCTTCATCAACTTCTTTTTCTTTCTCTTCTATCACTTCCAATTTATTATATTTTTTTCTTAATATCTTGCCATTTCCCAGAGAAAATTCCTTCGAACCTTCAGCATTAAGATTTCCTTTTTTATCATAAAGTGTTTCATAAATCTGGTCTATTTTCTTTCTTGAAAGTTCTACATCATATTTCTCCAGATACTGGACAAATCTTTCCTTTAAAATGCTATCTTCTTTGTTTTCCCTATTATTTATTTCATGAATAAGTTCATTAACTTTATTTCTAAAATTAGGATTTATATTCACAAACATTGGAAAAATTTCATTTCGTATATAATTTCTTGTATAGTCATTTTTATTATTTGTATAATCTATTATATAACTTTTTCTATTTTCCTGCAAATAGTTTAAAATTTCATTTTTTTCAAACTGCAGTATAGGCCTTATTATATTTCCCCTCTCTTCAGGTATTCCTTTAAGTCCTTTTAAGGAAGTTCCTCTTACAAGCCTAAAAATAAATGTCTCAATATTGTCATCAAGGTTATGCCCGGTAGCAATTCTATCATAATTTATATTTTTCAAGATTCTTTCAATTGCTTCATACCTCAATTCCCTTGCCGCTAATTCTATAGACTTTTTATTTTCAGTCGCATATTCCTTCACATTTACACTTTCGATGTATAGTGGAACATTGTTTTCTTCAGAAAATTCCCTGACAAACTTCAAATCATTCCCTACATCTTCCCGTAAGTTGTGATTTATATACATAAGAGATATTTCAAGGGAATATTCTTTCTTCAAAAAATTCAGCAAATTATACAAAAAAACTGAATCCGGTCCACCTGAAAAAGCTATTAATATTTTTTCATTTTTTCTTATTAAGCCACTTTTTTTAAGTTCTTCCACTTTTTTCTTCATTTTTCCTGTATCAAACATATTCTTAACCCCTGTTTCTTATTTTAACTGACCGCTTTCCCTTCTCTTTTTCAAATGTTCTTCATGCGTTTTTGAGTAATACGTTTTCCCTTTATGTGTAAAGAAGAACAAATCATCTGTAACTTCTGCATTTTCCACTGCTTTAAATGTTTCAACAGGTGGATTTCCAATCGGTGTTGGCGGAAGTCCTTTTACCTTATAGGAATTATAAGGTGTTTCCTTTGTTTTAAGTTCTCCTCTCAACGCCTGTCTTCCCAGTTCATATTTCAGTGTAGCATCCGATTCAAGTTTCATGCCTATTTCAAGTCTTTTTATAAAAATTCCCGCAACTTTTGGTTTATCAACTTGATCAGATACTTCTGCTTCCACTATTGAAGCCAGTTTTAACTGATCATAGAATTTTTGCTTATCCGGATATTTTTCTGGTGGAAATTTCTTTAAAAATTCATTCAGAATAGTTGTTAAAACTTGTTTTGTCGTTACTCCTTCATTAAAAATATATGTTTCCGGATAAAAATATCCTTCAAAGTTGTTATTTTCATGCGGATAAGGGAAATCAATTTCACTTAAGGCCTTATTTATCTCTTCTTCTGACCCTAGTCCCAGTGCTTCAAGTCTTTCATAAACCTGCTTTTTTGTAAATCCTTCAGGTATTGTAACTCTTATACCGTTTGATTCCTTATTTTTTAGTTTTTTCAGAACTTCATATTTTGAAAGTTTCCCATTAAATTTATATGTTCCTATTTTTAACTTAAAGTCTTCACCTAATGTTTTCAAATATACTCTATCCAAAATTCCAAAATTTAGCTTCAGATCTTTGTATATCTGGGTAAAGGTTGTTCCTTTCTTTACATTTAAATTTACATTTTTATACTCTTTTTTTGCTCCAAAAAAGTTATAAAAAATAGTTAAAATTGTTATCAGCAGCACTGCAACAACTACATAAAATGCCTTCAATATATTTTTCATAATTCTCCTAAATCATTTTCTTTCTTATAAACTTTTACATTATACATTTTCATATTTTAACCATACTACTCTTATCTTTTACTATACGTTTCCTTTTTAATTTATTTTAAAAAAGTTATCATAATCTTCCATTAGCTGCTTTTCTATTTTCTCTGCTCTTTCTTCCTGTTCCATTTTGCTACGGTTTATTTCTTCTTTTGGATTTTTCATGTCAGGATTATAAGTTACATCATATAATGTCCTCATATCTTCAATTTTTTCAAGTTCCTTTTCCAGGTTTTCCTTTTCTTCTCCTGTAATCATTATCTTATTTATCGGATATTTGGAAAATACTCTAATTACACCGTCATTTTCGTAGCTTATTATCATGTATTTGTAGTCTTTATCAAAGTACAGGATTTCATTTGTAAAACTTTTAAAACGTCTGTTTTCTGTTTTAAGATAAACTTTTCCCTTCTTTTCCTGTATCCAACCTTTAGTATTATTTTCCATCCACATGTTTGAGCTTGGAGAATAATATGTTTTTACTATTCTGTAGCCACTTTCCTCCTGATTAAAATTATACTTGACATTTTCATATTCAGCTTCAGTTTTATTCGTTGTTTTTATCAAATACCAGCTTCCATATGAAGAAGGAGTATAAAATTTAAGAATTGGATTCACTTTATCATCAATTTTATTTATTATTTTAGTTATTCTGCCAGGTTTCTTCTTGGCTTCCTCTTCCTTTTCCACTTCAACTATTCTGTCCAGATAAATTAATCCGTCATCTTGAGAATCATCTATAATTTCAACTTTTTTCTCATTTATATTTTTCTTATTTTTACTGTTTTCATTAGTAGTTTTTGTATTGGAAAATACTGTCAAATTCACTAAAATAAATATAAAAATTTTATATAACTTATTTTTTTTCAAAATATTCTCCCTTTCATTTCAATTTTTTATAAATTATACCACATATCTCACTTTTTATAAAGTATTTATTCATTTTGATGAGAAAGAAAAATAAGGCTCCTTGTCCTCACCTAAAATCCTTGTTACAAATTTTTAGGCATAGTTCAATCACCTTATTCTTATTACTATTTTATCCCTTATTATTTGGATTTAATCTATATCCCTTCAGCAATTCATCATTTTCCATTATAAATGGTCTTGCATTTGGCTGATCAAATTCCACATCATATTTATTCATCAGATAATCATTCAACTGACTACGGTTATCAAACTTTATAGCCTGAAAAGGTTCCTGGAATGCCAATTTCTCAATAAACATCAGTTTTCCATCTGAAGTTGGTACTAAAACTCCTACATGACCTATAAATAAAAAGTTTTCTTCAGGAGTAATCAGTGAGTGAAAAAACACTGAAACCAGTGAAATCTTACTCTCATTAGTAAATTTAATATTCTTTTTTGCCCAGTCTTCCTTTACTTTTTTCACATGAACTGACACATCTTTTGTATTTTCTGTATTTATTGCAGAAAATAAACTTTCAAACTGGTTTCTTTCACTGTCAGTAAATACTTTTATTGGAAAATTATTCAATGCATCTTCATCAATAAAAAGCTGCTCTGTATTTTTTATCTCAGATTTTCCTACTGAAATAAAATCCCTCATAAGTTCATATGAAGTAATTCTGCAGTTCTGACCTACAAATTTAGGACTTTTCTTACTCCATTGTTCCTGTATTTCTGCCTGATCATAAGTTGGACTTAGTTCTTCTGTTGTTTTAAATCCTTCTTTTACAAATGTCTTATTTTGTCCTATATTATTGAAATAATTTACACCTTCAAGAAAATCCTTTATATTTTTCTCTGAAACTCCAGCATTTTTAAGTTCCTTCTGAACTTCTTCCTGAGTTGCCTTATCCAATAAATTTGAATAGGTAATTTTCTTCAAATATTCATTTTTTTCTTCTTCAGATTTATTATCATTTTTAGTAACTTCTTTACTACTTGAAACATCGGCTTTTTCTACATTTCCTTTATCTGCTGTTTTTACTGAGCAGCTGGCTAGAAATATTCCGCATATCAGTAAAATTAAAACTTTTCTTTTCATTTTTTCTCTCTTTCCATTTTTTATATGATTTTATTTACAAATTGAGTTTACTACTTATTTCTTAGATATTACTGTATTTATTATTGCTTTTTTGTTTTATTGAACTAAATCCAGCCTGTCATTTACCTTGTCAATAATTTTTACTATATTTGTTAATACGTCTCTTTTATTATCAAACAGCTGAAATAAACCTCCAAATTTGTCTGCTTCTGGAAAATCCTTTAATTCTTTCTTATCTATACTTCCATTTTTTACTATATAATCTACAATATGTTTTACAAAGTTAATTTGGTCTGAATTTAGATTTTCGTTACTCAAAAATAGAGAGAACTCTTTTTCAACAGCTTTTCTATCCATTCCTATAATTTTTGAAACCATTTTTAACAAAGGAATTTTCCCATAAGTTTTTTCATATTCTTCCTTTGTTCCCAAATCTTCCCATAAAATTTTTTCTAAATATTTTATATCATACATTGTTAATGGAATATTATTCTTTAATTTCTGAATAACATCGTCATTTTTGTATTCATCAAGATATTTTTCCACTCGTTTATTGTACTTTTCAAACTTATTTACAATTTTGAAATTTTCTTCCGTCTCATGTTCTCCATAATCTACTATTTCATCTCTAAAATCTGTATAATAAATTTTTGTTGTTATTCTATCTAAAAGTATTACTAATTCCCTAAGTTCTTTTCTCACTTCTTCAAACTGAAACAAATCTGCATTTTTCCAAAATTCTTCTTTCTGAATTTTAGTTATTGTTTCCTTTTTTTTAGAAATTTTTTCTATAGTTCCTTTTTCACTAAGTTTTTCTGCTGTTTCTATCACTCTATTTTTAGCTCTTAAAAAAGACTTTTTTCCCAAATAGGCATTTTCAATTACATACATCTGATAATCAAATCTTTTTGACAGTTCCTCTTCTTCTGTATATGTTATGAGAGGAGCAATTATATTTTTTAATTCCTGTACATCTTTTTCATTAAGAGCTTTATAATTATCTAGTTTTTTATATTTATCAATTATTGCTCCCTTCATACGTACATCAAAACGATTATTATTTATATCTAAAATACTGGTAATGATATCATCTATTAAATTATTTCTATATTCAATTAGAGATTTTTCCTGGTAATTTAAATGCTGTAAAGATTTTATTATATCCACTTTTGCTCCAAATATACTCTCAGAAATTGATTTTGTAGTTTTTATTTCTTTACCATCAACATTCACTTCAAAAAATTCAAAATTCTTATAGCAATCAAAAATCATAAATCTTTCTTTATCAATTCCAGGCCCAAATAAGTCTTTACATAATCTCGTTCCTCTTCCTATCATTTGCCAAAATTTAGCTTTTGATCTTATTTTCTTAAAAAAAACAAGGTTCAGTATTTCGGGAACATCAATTCCTGTGTCAAGCATGTCCACTGATACTGCTATTTGAGGATATAAAACCTTATCTTTAAAATTATCAATAACATCATCTACAAATTTTATATCATGACAAACTGCTTGAGCAAACTTTCCTTTGTATTCAGGATAGAGTTTATTAAATCTGTCTACAATAAAATTTGCATGTCTTTGATTTACAGCAAAAATTATGGTTTTACCAAGTTTATCTCCACCTTCAACTTTTAGTCCGTTATTCATTAATGTTTTAATGACAAGATCTACTGTTTCCTTATTAAAAAGTGTTTTATTTACTTCTTCACTTGAAATTTCTTCTTTTTCTTCATCAAAAGTTTCTTCAAATTCTTCTTTTTCCTCTTCACTTAATTCGCTATATTTCAATCCATCTCTTACTATTTTCAATCCAACATCTATTGGCTTTCCATAATGAACTAAATAACCTTCTTCTATAGCTTGGTCTAACTCATAAGCAAATGTAGGATTATCATTTTCCAAATCAAATATTCTATATGTATTTTTATCTATATCATTTTTAGGAGTAGCTGTTAATCCTAATAAATTTGCATCAAAATAATCAAATATTGCCTGATACTTCTTATAAATACTTCTATGACTTTCATCCACTATTATCAAATCAAAATATCCACTTGTAAAAATTCTGCTTCCATCTTTATTTTTAGTTTCATCTATCGCATTCATCATTGTAGGATATGTGGAAAAAATCATTCTACTCTCTACAT
This portion of the Leptotrichia sp. oral taxon 215 str. W9775 genome encodes:
- the tilS gene encoding tRNA lysidine(34) synthetase TilS, which produces MFDTGKMKKKVEELKKSGLIRKNEKILIAFSGGPDSVFLYNLLNFLKKEYSLEISLMYINHNLREDVGNDLKFVREFSEENNVPLYIESVNVKEYATENKKSIELAARELRYEAIERILKNINYDRIATGHNLDDNIETFIFRLVRGTSLKGLKGIPEERGNIIRPILQFEKNEILNYLQENRKSYIIDYTNNKNDYTRNYIRNEIFPMFVNINPNFRNKVNELIHEINNRENKEDSILKERFVQYLEKYDVELSRKKIDQIYETLYDKKGNLNAEGSKEFSLGNGKILRKKYNKLEVIEEKEKEVDEERVEVKKNVPVKWHNYFIMLTDSMLEIEKIIKTEVENVKLMKFTEDFNGHKIFVRKRLEGDVISLNNLGHKKVKKILIDEKISKWDRNKIPVLEMEYRKNNKIVTEILSVGDIKFSKYLRKKEVKDKTQNEEMLLIIGRKNGR
- the mltG gene encoding endolytic transglycosylase MltG, with translation MKNILKAFYVVVAVLLITILTIFYNFFGAKKEYKNVNLNVKKGTTFTQIYKDLKLNFGILDRVYLKTLGEDFKLKIGTYKFNGKLSKYEVLKKLKNKESNGIRVTIPEGFTKKQVYERLEALGLGSEEEINKALSEIDFPYPHENNNFEGYFYPETYIFNEGVTTKQVLTTILNEFLKKFPPEKYPDKQKFYDQLKLASIVEAEVSDQVDKPKVAGIFIKRLEIGMKLESDATLKYELGRQALRGELKTKETPYNSYKVKGLPPTPIGNPPVETFKAVENAEVTDDLFFFTHKGKTYYSKTHEEHLKKRRESGQLK
- a CDS encoding DUF4300 family protein, with product MKRKVLILLICGIFLASCSVKTADKGNVEKADVSSSKEVTKNDNKSEEEKNEYLKKITYSNLLDKATQEEVQKELKNAGVSEKNIKDFLEGVNYFNNIGQNKTFVKEGFKTTEELSPTYDQAEIQEQWSKKSPKFVGQNCRITSYELMRDFISVGKSEIKNTEQLFIDEDALNNFPIKVFTDSERNQFESLFSAINTENTKDVSVHVKKVKEDWAKKNIKFTNESKISLVSVFFHSLITPEENFLFIGHVGVLVPTSDGKLMFIEKLAFQEPFQAIKFDNRSQLNDYLMNKYDVEFDQPNARPFIMENDELLKGYRLNPNNKG
- a CDS encoding DEAD/DEAH box helicase family protein, whose amino-acid sequence is MSNFEFLKKDNSYKIFADACIEAEQLMNVSYSATVTFVRKALELAVKWVYANDAELRMPPQINLASLIKGKKFKDILPYNMSGLLSYIQQLGNKAVHSGRVITREEAVLSLRNLFSFTAWIDYSYSRYYSDVEFDESILGETDKIIKVQSEKDKLSKQLAEINKKLEELSNENQTLRKENEEKRKINEKEREYKIDEISEAETRKRYIDLVIENEGWTIGEDCIPEVEISGITTPSGKGKADYVLYGDNGVPLAVIEAKKLDIDPLIGKNQAKEYADALEKKYDVRPIIFFTNGLDYYIWDDLNYPERQVSSIYSKKDLEKLIFRRGNKKPLKNVSTDIKDEITNRVYQKEAVVRVTEALEKGYRKMLLVMATGSGKTRTAASIVDILTRYNWVKNILFLADRTALVKQAKNSFKEYLPNLSLCNLLDNKDDVESRMIFSTYPTMMNAIDETKNKDGSRIFTSGYFDLIIVDESHRSIYKKYQAIFDYFDANLLGLTATPKNDIDKNTYRIFDLENDNPTFAYELDQAIEEGYLVHYGKPIDVGLKIVRDGLKYSELSEEEKEEFEETFDEEKEEISSEEVNKTLFNKETVDLVIKTLMNNGLKVEGGDKLGKTIIFAVNQRHANFIVDRFNKLYPEYKGKFAQAVCHDIKFVDDVIDNFKDKVLYPQIAVSVDMLDTGIDVPEILNLVFFKKIRSKAKFWQMIGRGTRLCKDLFGPGIDKERFMIFDCYKNFEFFEVNVDGKEIKTTKSISESIFGAKVDIIKSLQHLNYQEKSLIEYRNNLIDDIITSILDINNNRFDVRMKGAIIDKYKKLDNYKALNEKDVQELKNIIAPLITYTEEEELSKRFDYQMYVIENAYLGKKSFLRAKNRVIETAEKLSEKGTIEKISKKKETITKIQKEEFWKNADLFQFEEVRKELRELVILLDRITTKIYYTDFRDEIVDYGEHETEENFKIVNKFEKYNKRVEKYLDEYKNDDVIQKLKNNIPLTMYDIKYLEKILWEDLGTKEEYEKTYGKIPLLKMVSKIIGMDRKAVEKEFSLFLSNENLNSDQINFVKHIVDYIVKNGSIDKKELKDFPEADKFGGLFQLFDNKRDVLTNIVKIIDKVNDRLDLVQ